A region of the Pedococcus aerophilus genome:
GCTCTCGGCCGAGGCCGACCACGCCGTGGTCGGTCGCGCCATCGCCGAAGGTGCCTCCGGGTACGTCGGCAAGGAGAAGCCGATCGTCGAGATCATCGAGATGCTGGACCGTGCCGTGCGCGGCCAGCTCGCGGTGGAGCCGGCGCTGCTGCAGCGCGCGCTGCGCCCGCAGAAGACCACCGAGGACCCGCTGTGGGCCCTGCAGTTCCTGACCGACCGTGAGTGGCAGGTCATGCGCTGCATCATGGAGGGACAGACCACCGAAGAGATGGCCGGTGCCCTGGGCGTGCAGCGGAGCACCGCGCGCACGCACGTCCAGAACCTGCTGACCAAGCTCGGGGTCCACTCCCGTCTCCAGGCAGCGGCGCTCATGTCCGCGCACGGCTCGCACGAGTCGTGGCCGGTCCACCTGCGCTGAGCTGCACCCGCGTGAACAGGGCCCCGGTACCGACGTCCAGCGTCGGTACCGGGGCCCGGCTCGCTGTGTCGGTGGTGGCCGTTTCGGGGCCACTGGGCCGGTCCGGGAAGAAATCACCCTTTTGACGTAGGGGGTTCTCCAGCACCAGTTGGTGGGGAAATCGGTCCGGAGACGAGATGGTGAGGCCATGCCTGCCCCCACGCGCATCCTCGTCGTTGATGATCACGAGGTCTTCGTCGACGCCCTGGCTGTCTGTCTCGGTGACTTCGACGGTGTGGCGGTCGTGGGCACGGCCACCAGCCTGGAGTCCGGGATGCGCCTGCTCGACCAGGCTGCCTACGACGTCATGGTCCTCGACCTGGACCTCGCCGGCGAGGACGGCCTCCGGCTGGCTCGGGAGGCGCTGCGCCTCAACCCCGGCGCCGGGGTGGTCGTCGCCACCGGGCTCGACGCGTCCGACCGCGTGGTCGAGGCGGTCCAGCTCGGCGTGCGCGGCTGGGTCACCAAGACCGTCACCCCCGAGGAGCTCGTCGACGCCATCAAGGGCGTGGCCCGTGGTGAGACGCGGATCCCGGCCGATCTCCTCGCCGGGGTGCTGGTCTCGTTCTCCCGTGAGCAGCGGGCACCGCTGGAGCACGTCCAGGGCATCCGCGACCTCACCACCCGTGAGCTCGAGGTGCTGGGCTGCCTCGTCGAGGGCATGAGCCGCACCGAGATCGGTGAGCTGCTGCACGTCTCGCCCAACACGGTGCGCACCCACGTGCAGAGCATCCTGCACAAGCTCAAGGTGCACTCGGCCCTCGCTGCGGTGGCCATCGCGCGCCGCGCCGGCGTCACCGGAGCCTCCATCCTCACCAGCTGACGAGCAGGGGAGCCCTGGGGTCAGGCTCCGCGGGGCAGTCCGGGCACCGTGCCCTCCGGGCTCGTCACGCCGGTGTCGATGCGGCGCGACAGCCACAGCACCAGTCCGCCGAGGCTCCCGCGGACGGTGGTCGTGCCCGCACCGACCTGCCACGAGTCGCCCTCGTCGGCCACGAGCGTCACGTCGGGTGGGGTCCTCCCCACGGCCAGGCGGTCCACGGCGTCACCGACGAACCCGCGCAACAGCTCGGGCTGCACGTCGTCGAACGAGAACCCTGCGTCGAGGTCGACGTGGTGGAACACGACCTCGCGCAGGCGCAGGAACGGCAGCCGCACGGCGGCGACCTCGTACCCGCCACGCATCTCGACGCGTTCGGCGGCCAGAGGCCCGTCCAGGGCCTCCAGCGCCGGTTCGAGGGACCGGGCCGTCCGCGTGAGGTCGGCCAGCTGCTCGGCGGGACCCCGGCCGGCTCCGGCCTCGATCTCGGCGTCCCGGGACGCGGTCCCGCCGGGGTACATGTCCTGGCGTTCCCCGGTGACCGCCCAGCCTGCGAGCCGCTCGATCGCCTCGGCGTTCCGGGCGAGGTGGGCCAGGACGTGACCTCGGCTCCAGCCGTCGCACAGGGACGGCGCCGAGACGTCGTCCAGCCGGGCTGTGGTGGCAAGCAGGCGCGCCGTGTGGTCGGCGAGCAGGTCGCGGTCGTGGGCGGGGGACACGTCGTCGGGGTTCACGTCGGTCACGCTAGTCCGCGGGCGTGCCGTGGGCAGCCCGAGCCGCCTTCTCCTCGGCCGCGGCCAAGGCGTGGGCGGCGCCGATGAAGGTGAGGTGGGAGAACGCCTGGGGGAAGTTGCCGACCATCCGGCGGTTCACGGGGTCGTACTCCTCGGACACCAGCCCCACGTCGTTGAGCAGGCCGACGAGGCGGTCCATCAGGACCCGGGCGTCGTCGACCCGGCCGCACGCTGCATACGCCGTCACGAGCCACCACGAGCAGGCCAGGAACGGGTGCTCGTCCCCGGACAACCCGTCCACCCCGGACTCGGTGCGGTAGCGCAGCAGGAAGCCGTCCCGCATGAGGTCGGTCTCGACCGCGCGCACCGTGCCGAGCACGCGGGGGTCGTCGGCGGGCAGGAAGCCGACGAGCGGGATGAGGAGCAGGGACGCGTCGACCTCGTGGGTGTCGTAGTGCTGGGTGAAGGTGCCGCGCCCCGGGTCGAACCCCTTGGCCAGGACCTCCGCGTGCACGGCGTCGCGGACCTCGCGCCAGCGCTCCACGGGGCCCTCGAGGCCGTGCTCCTCGACGGTGCGGACCGCCCGGTCGAAGGCCGCCCAGACCATCACCCGCGAGTGGGTGAAGTGGCGCAGCGGACCGCGGATCTCCCACAGGCCGTTGTCCGGCTGGTCCCAGTGCGTGGCGAGGTCGTCGACCAGTGCCCGCTGCATCGCCCAGCCCTGGGCCGACACCTCGAGCCCGGCCCGTCGTGCCTCGTCCAGCGCGATCATCACCTCGCCGAGCACGTCGGACTGGCGCTGGTCCACGGCGCCGTTGCCGATCCGCACCGGGGTGGACCCGGCGTAGCCCGGGAGGTGGTCGAGGGTGCGTTCGGGGAGCCGTCGCGACCCGTCGATGGCGTACATGATCTGCAGGTCCTCGGGGTCACCGGCGACCGCGCGGATGAGCCAGTTGCGCCACAGCCGGGCCTCGTCGAGGTAGCCCGAGGCGACGAGCGCCTCGAGCGTGAGGGACGCGTCGCGCAACCAGCAGAAGCGGTAGTCCCAGTTGCGCTCGCCGCCGAAGTCCTCGGGCAGGCTCGTCGTGGGGGCGGCGACGATCCCGCCGTAGCGCGAGTGCGTCATCATCCGCAGGGTGAGCAGGGAGCGGACGACCTCCTCGCGGTAGGGCCCGTCGTAGGTGCACCGGTGCGCCCACGCGTTGGAGACGTCGACCGTCTCCTTGATCCGGGAGTCGATGTCGAGCGGCTCCGGCACCGGCTCGTGCGAAGGGAACCATGTCGTCGAGAACGTGTAGGTCTCCCCGGCGGCGACGTCGAACTCGTCGACGTGGTGGCCGTCCTCCGGCTCGGGGAGGCGGGTGCCGCGGAGCACGAGCATGTCCGGTCCTGCGATGGCCGTGATGACGTCGCTGTCGAGGCGGTGCCCCACGCCGCGCGAGACCCAGGGGCGGACCTTGCCGTAGTCGAACCGGACGACCCACTCGTGCCGCATGCGCACGGTGCCGCGATCGCCCCGGACGCTGCGGATGATGTCGGCCCGGCCGTCGCCGATGGGCATGAGATCGGTCACGGTGACCGTGCCGGAGTCGGTCTCGTGGACGGTCTCGAGGACGAACGAGTTGTCGACGTAGCGGCGGGTGCTGCGGGCCTCCTGCACGGGGCCGAGCAGCCAGCGCCCGTGGTCGCGCGTGCCCAGGAGGGCGGCGAAGCACGCGGGGGAGTCGAACCTCGGCAGGCAGAGCCAGTCGATCGACCCAGCCCTGCTCACGAGGGCGGCGGTCTCGGTGTCGCCGAGGACGGCGTACTCCTCGATGGGCGTCGGCTGCAGCGGCGTCGTCACCCGCTCACCGTAGGCGCCCGTGACGCGCCTGTCAGTGCGGGCACCTAGCATGAAGCGCGTGACCGCAGTGCACCCCACCACACCCCCCATCCGCCCCCACCACGACCAGCTGGTCGTCCGTGGGGCCCGCGAGCACAACCTCAGGGACGTGTCGGTCGAGCTGCCCCGCGACTCGATGATCGTGTTCACCGGGCTCTCCGGCTCCGGCAAGTCCTCGCTCGCCTTCGACACGATCTTCGCCGAGGGCCAGCGCCGCTACGTCGAGTCGCTGTCGGCCTACGCCCGACAGTTCCTGGGCCAGATGGACAAGCCCGACGTCGACTTCATCGAGGGGCTCTCGCCCGCGGTGTCGATCGACCAGAAGTCGACCAACCGCAACCCCCGGTCGACCGTCGGCACCATCACCGAGGTCTACGACTACCTCCGCCTGCTCTTCGCCCGCGCGGGCCGTCCGCACTGCCCGACGTGCGGCGAGCCGATCACCCGGCAGAGCCCGCAGCAGATCGTCGACCGGCTCCTCGAGCTCCCGGACAAGACCCGGTTCCAGGTGCTCGCCCCGGTCGTGCGGGCCCGCAAGGGGGAGTACGTCGATCTCTTCACCGAGCTGCAGAGCAAGGGCTTCTCCCGGGCCCGTGTCGACGGCGAGGTCGTGTCGCTCACCGAGCCGCCCAAGCTCGAGAAGCAGATCAAGCACACCATCGACGTCGTCGTCGACCGCCTGGTCGCCAAGGGCTCCGACGCAGGGGCCAAGCGCCGCCTCACCGACTCCGTCGAGACCGCCCTCGGCCTCGCCGGCGGAGTCCTGGTCGTCGAGTTCGTCGACAAGGACGTCGACGACCCCACCCGGGAGCGGCGCTTCTCCGAGCGGATGGCCTGCCCCAACGACCACCCGCTGTCGATGGACGACGTCGAGCCCCGCTCATTCTCCTTCAACAGCCCGTTCGGCGCCTGCCCCAAGTGCAGCGGCCTGGGCACCGAGCTCGAGGTCGACCCCGAGCTGCTCGTCCCCGACGAGGACCTCTCTCTGAGCGAGGGCGCGATCGCACCCTGGGCGCAGGGGAGCGGCTCCGCCGAGTACTTCCAGCGGGTCATGACCGCCCTGGGCAACGACCTCAAGTTCTCGATGGACGTCCCGTGGAGCGCCCTGCCGGCACGCGCCCGCGAGGCGCTGCTGCACGGCCAGAACTACAAGGTCCACGTCCGCTACAAGAACCGTTACGGCCGCGAGCGGTCCTACACGACCGGCTTCGAGGGCGTCGTCCCGTTCGTGAAGCGGCGCCACTCCGAGACGGACTCCGAATGGAGCCGGGAGCGGTACGAGGGCTACATGCGCGAGGTGCCGTGCCCCGAGTGCCAGGGCGCCCGCCTCAAGCCCGAGTCGCTGGCCGTCACGATCGGCGGTCAGAGCATCTCGGCCATCTGTGCCCTCGCCATCGCCGACTGCGCGACCTTCCTGCAGACCGTCGACTTCACGGCACGGGAGCGCCAGATCGCCGAGCGCGTCATCAAGGAGATCGAGGCACGCCTCGGGTTCCTGCTCGACGTCGGGCTCGACTACCTCTCCCTCGACCGTCCCGCCGGGACGCTGTCCGGTGGCGAGGCCCAGCGCATCCGCCTGGCGACCCAGATCGGGTCGGGCCTGGTCGGGGTCCTCTACGTCCTCGACGAGCCGAGCATCGGCCTGCACCAGCGCGACAACCACCGGCTCATCGAGACGCTGACCCGCCTGCGCGACCTCGGCAACACGCTCATCGTCGTCGAGCACGACGAGGACACCATCGCCACCGCCGACTGGGTGGTCGACATCGGCCCCGGTGCCGGCGAGCACGGTGGCAAGGTCGTCCACTCCGGGCCGGTCAAGGGCCTGCTCGAGCACCCCGACTCGATCACCGGCAAGTACCTCTCGGGCCGGCTCGAGATCCCGACGCCGCTCACGCGGCGGGCCCAGGAGAAGGGCCGCGAGGTCACGGTCGTCGGGGCGCGCGAGCACAACCTGCACGGCGTCGACGTGTCGTTCCCGCTGGGCAACCTCGTCGCGGTGACCGGGGTGTCCGGCTCCGGCAAGTCGACCCTGGTCAACGACATCCTCTACAACGTCCTGGCCAACAAGCTCAACGGTGCGCGCCACGTGCCCGGCCGGCACAAGACCGTCAAGGGCCTGGACAACCTCGACAAGGTCGTCCACGTCGACCAGAGCCCCATCGGCCGCACCCCGCGGTCCAACCCCGCCACCTACACCGGGGTGTTCGACGCGATCCGCAAGCTGTTCGCGACGACCACCGAGGCGAAGATCCGCGGCTACCAGCCGGGTCGGTTCTCGTTCAACGTCAAGGGTGGCCGCTGCGACGCGTGCTCCGGTGACGGCACGATCAAGATCGAGATGAACTTCCTCCCGGACGTCTACGTCCCGTGCGAGGTGTGCCACGGCGCCCGTTACAACCGCGAGACGCTCGAGGTGCACTTCAAGGGGAAGACCATCGCTGACGTCCTCGACATGCCGATCGAGGAGGCCGCCGACTTCTTCGCCGCCGTCCCGGGGATCGCCCGGCACATGCGGACGCTCAACGACGTCGGCCTCGGGTACGTCCGGCTGGGTCAGCCCGCTCCGACGCTCTCCGGTGGCGAGGCCCAGCGCGTCAAGCTCGCCTCCGAGCTCCAGAAGCGGTCGACCGGTCGCACCATCTACGTCCTGGACGAGCCGACCACGGGTCTGCACTTCGAGGACATCCGCAAGCTGCTCGAGGTGCTGCAGGGCTTGGTGGACAAGGGCAACAGCGTCATCGTCATCGAGCACAACCTCGACGTCATCAAGAACGCCGACTGGGTGATCGACATGGGTCCCGAGGGCGGCAACGGCGGTGGCCTCGTCGTGGCCGAGGGCACGCCCGAGCAGGTCGCGGAGGTCGAGGCCAGCCACACGGGCCGGTTCCTCGGGCCGGTGCTGGCCAAGAGCGCGCGGTCCACGGCACGCCCGACCGGCGCCACCGTCGCCAGGGCCGGCGCGGAGAAGGCTGCGGTCGTCACCCGTGCGACGGCAGCGAAGCGCACCGCGGCGGCAGCGACGTCGCGCAGCACCACGACCAAGAAGGCCGCCACCAAGGCCACCTCGAAGTCTGCTGCGAAGTCCGCCTCCGCGAAGAAGCCCAGCAAGGTCGCTGCCCCCGGTGCTGCTGCGAAGAAGGCCACGAAGGCCGCACGCTCACCCCGCTCGGCCGCAGCCAAGCGGAGCTGACGGTATGGCGCCCGGGTGACCCGGGCGCCATGCCGGTCTCAGACGTCGCCGCCGAGGTAGGCGGCCTTGACCGCCGGGTCGTTGGCGAGCTCCTTGCCGGAGCCCTCGCGGACGATCTCGCCGGTCTCGAGGATGTAGGCGCGGTCGGCGCGCTTGAGCGCCTGCGCGGCGTTCTGCTCGACGAGCAGCACCGTCGTGCCCTGGTTGTTGATCTCGGTGATGATGTCGAAGATCTGCTGGATCAGCTTGGGTGCCAGGCCCATCGACGGCTCGTCCAGCAGGAGCAGCTTGGGGTTGGCCATGAGGGCGCGCCCCATCGCCAGCATCTGCTGCTCGCCACCGGACATCGTGCCGGCTACCTGGGTGCGTCGTTCCGCGAGCCGCGGGAAGAGGCCGAACACGCGGTCGCGGTCCTGCCCGATCTTCGGGGACTTGCGGTCGGGGCGCGCGTAGGCGCCCATGTCGAGGTTCTCCTGCACGGTCATCCCGATGAAGCAGCCGCGGCCCTCGGGGGACTGCGCGATGCCCAGCACGGGTCGCTCGTGGGGAGGCATCGCGGTGATGTCCTGCCCCTGGAACTTGATCGTGCCCTGCCGGACCGGTCGCAGGCCCGACACGGTCTTCATGGTCGTCGTCTTGCCGGCACCGTTGGCCCCGATGAGGGTGACGATCTCACCCTCATCGATGGTGAAGGAGATGTTGCGGATGGCCTCGATGCGCCCGTAGTTGACACAGAGGTCGTCGACCTCAAGAAGCATCTTCATCAACTCCCAGGTAGGCGGCGATGACCGCCGGGTTGTTCTGGATCTCCGACGGGACGCCCTCGGCGATCTTCTTGCCGAACTCGAGCACGACGATCCGGTCGGTGACACCCATGACGAGCTTCATGTCGTGCTCGATGAGGAGCACGGTGTAGCCCTGGTCGCGGATGGACCGGATGAGCTCCATGAGGCGAGCCTTCTCCGCCGGGTTGAAGCCGGCA
Encoded here:
- a CDS encoding glycoside hydrolase family 15 protein gives rise to the protein MTTPLQPTPIEEYAVLGDTETAALVSRAGSIDWLCLPRFDSPACFAALLGTRDHGRWLLGPVQEARSTRRYVDNSFVLETVHETDSGTVTVTDLMPIGDGRADIIRSVRGDRGTVRMRHEWVVRFDYGKVRPWVSRGVGHRLDSDVITAIAGPDMLVLRGTRLPEPEDGHHVDEFDVAAGETYTFSTTWFPSHEPVPEPLDIDSRIKETVDVSNAWAHRCTYDGPYREEVVRSLLTLRMMTHSRYGGIVAAPTTSLPEDFGGERNWDYRFCWLRDASLTLEALVASGYLDEARLWRNWLIRAVAGDPEDLQIMYAIDGSRRLPERTLDHLPGYAGSTPVRIGNGAVDQRQSDVLGEVMIALDEARRAGLEVSAQGWAMQRALVDDLATHWDQPDNGLWEIRGPLRHFTHSRVMVWAAFDRAVRTVEEHGLEGPVERWREVRDAVHAEVLAKGFDPGRGTFTQHYDTHEVDASLLLIPLVGFLPADDPRVLGTVRAVETDLMRDGFLLRYRTESGVDGLSGDEHPFLACSWWLVTAYAACGRVDDARVLMDRLVGLLNDVGLVSEEYDPVNRRMVGNFPQAFSHLTFIGAAHALAAAEEKAARAAHGTPAD
- a CDS encoding ABC transporter ATP-binding protein, with amino-acid sequence MLLEVDDLCVNYGRIEAIRNISFTIDEGEIVTLIGANGAGKTTTMKTVSGLRPVRQGTIKFQGQDITAMPPHERPVLGIAQSPEGRGCFIGMTVQENLDMGAYARPDRKSPKIGQDRDRVFGLFPRLAERRTQVAGTMSGGEQQMLAMGRALMANPKLLLLDEPSMGLAPKLIQQIFDIITEINNQGTTVLLVEQNAAQALKRADRAYILETGEIVREGSGKELANDPAVKAAYLGGDV
- a CDS encoding response regulator transcription factor, yielding MPAPTRILVVDDHEVFVDALAVCLGDFDGVAVVGTATSLESGMRLLDQAAYDVMVLDLDLAGEDGLRLAREALRLNPGAGVVVATGLDASDRVVEAVQLGVRGWVTKTVTPEELVDAIKGVARGETRIPADLLAGVLVSFSREQRAPLEHVQGIRDLTTRELEVLGCLVEGMSRTEIGELLHVSPNTVRTHVQSILHKLKVHSALAAVAIARRAGVTGASILTS
- a CDS encoding maleylpyruvate isomerase family mycothiol-dependent enzyme, whose product is MNPDDVSPAHDRDLLADHTARLLATTARLDDVSAPSLCDGWSRGHVLAHLARNAEAIERLAGWAVTGERQDMYPGGTASRDAEIEAGAGRGPAEQLADLTRTARSLEPALEALDGPLAAERVEMRGGYEVAAVRLPFLRLREVVFHHVDLDAGFSFDDVQPELLRGFVGDAVDRLAVGRTPPDVTLVADEGDSWQVGAGTTTVRGSLGGLVLWLSRRIDTGVTSPEGTVPGLPRGA
- the uvrA gene encoding excinuclease ABC subunit UvrA yields the protein MKRVTAVHPTTPPIRPHHDQLVVRGAREHNLRDVSVELPRDSMIVFTGLSGSGKSSLAFDTIFAEGQRRYVESLSAYARQFLGQMDKPDVDFIEGLSPAVSIDQKSTNRNPRSTVGTITEVYDYLRLLFARAGRPHCPTCGEPITRQSPQQIVDRLLELPDKTRFQVLAPVVRARKGEYVDLFTELQSKGFSRARVDGEVVSLTEPPKLEKQIKHTIDVVVDRLVAKGSDAGAKRRLTDSVETALGLAGGVLVVEFVDKDVDDPTRERRFSERMACPNDHPLSMDDVEPRSFSFNSPFGACPKCSGLGTELEVDPELLVPDEDLSLSEGAIAPWAQGSGSAEYFQRVMTALGNDLKFSMDVPWSALPARAREALLHGQNYKVHVRYKNRYGRERSYTTGFEGVVPFVKRRHSETDSEWSRERYEGYMREVPCPECQGARLKPESLAVTIGGQSISAICALAIADCATFLQTVDFTARERQIAERVIKEIEARLGFLLDVGLDYLSLDRPAGTLSGGEAQRIRLATQIGSGLVGVLYVLDEPSIGLHQRDNHRLIETLTRLRDLGNTLIVVEHDEDTIATADWVVDIGPGAGEHGGKVVHSGPVKGLLEHPDSITGKYLSGRLEIPTPLTRRAQEKGREVTVVGAREHNLHGVDVSFPLGNLVAVTGVSGSGKSTLVNDILYNVLANKLNGARHVPGRHKTVKGLDNLDKVVHVDQSPIGRTPRSNPATYTGVFDAIRKLFATTTEAKIRGYQPGRFSFNVKGGRCDACSGDGTIKIEMNFLPDVYVPCEVCHGARYNRETLEVHFKGKTIADVLDMPIEEAADFFAAVPGIARHMRTLNDVGLGYVRLGQPAPTLSGGEAQRVKLASELQKRSTGRTIYVLDEPTTGLHFEDIRKLLEVLQGLVDKGNSVIVIEHNLDVIKNADWVIDMGPEGGNGGGLVVAEGTPEQVAEVEASHTGRFLGPVLAKSARSTARPTGATVARAGAEKAAVVTRATAAKRTAAAATSRSTTTKKAATKATSKSAAKSASAKKPSKVAAPGAAAKKATKAARSPRSAAAKRS
- a CDS encoding response regulator transcription factor — its product is MRIVVCDDHLLLLEALGLALGAKGHDVVALAGTPDEAIAAVAMHRPEVCLLDVNFPGGNSVAAIHQIREISPETKVVMLSAEADHAVVGRAIAEGASGYVGKEKPIVEIIEMLDRAVRGQLAVEPALLQRALRPQKTTEDPLWALQFLTDREWQVMRCIMEGQTTEEMAGALGVQRSTARTHVQNLLTKLGVHSRLQAAALMSAHGSHESWPVHLR